From the genome of Tripterygium wilfordii isolate XIE 37 chromosome 6, ASM1340144v1, whole genome shotgun sequence:
AAGAAAAGATCTAATGCAAAGGATCTTATTGAATTCCAAACAGATGTGGAGGATTTTGATAATGAGAGGCCAGCTCCCTCAACTGATTGTCAGAGTTCAATGAAGTTAAATGGGAAACAAAGGAATGGACTAAGAACTCCTGCTGGTAATTCTGGAACCATCCTACCCCAAGAATCATCATTTAAGGCCGAGAATGCTAAAGGTATTGCAATTCGCTCAGAGCAGAAGAGCCTATTAGCTACCTCAGGTACAATATTCAAAGATGATAGTGTAGGGAGTTCTGATAATAAAGGTGGAGGTCAGGATTCAGATTCCAGCACCAAAACACCATCAGATAATTCAGCATCAGATGGGGAGAGCAATGCTAATGTCAACTCACCTCTGATAGGTAGTTTAAAAATTTCTACGTGGATCATATAATGCCCTTTGTCTGATAAGACACTTTTTTGTCCCTCATATGCACATGTTTTGTCTAATATAAAGCACGAAGCATGTGACATTGACGACCATTATTTAATGAATTGTTATTGTTGAATCTTTTGTTGATTGATTTATTAAACTGACATTTCATATCCACATTCAACCCCATATGATTGCTTTTGTTTCGAACTTTTAATTGATTTACTTTTTTTCAATATGTCGATGTGTGCAGCTCATGCTGATGCATGTAATGGGGAAAGCCAACAAGGCATGACTGAGCTAGTCACGGCATCTGCTGTAGGGAGGATGGGAAATGCAAAAGATCATCATCTGCCCAATAATCTGAAGGAAGACATTGAGGTTACGGGGGGTGGGGTTGAGCATGTCATCATTAACAATCGTGAAGAATGCAGAACGAATGAAACTCGTGGAGTTGAAAGGGAAAGAGATCTTTTACTGAATAATGATCGTAAAGCAGTGACATCGGAGACGAGTGAACCATCTTGCAGTGCCAAAGAAGATATGAACACTAAGGATGTAGTTCTTCCTCATAAATCATTATATGTTAATGAAAATGTGGATCCTGAGAAATCTTCAAAGAAAAATAGGAGATATAGTAAAAACGAAGATTTGGTTGGTGGAGCTCAACCGAACACTGAGGAGGCAGTTGTTGTTACTTCTAAATCTTTGGACGCAAATGAAACTGTTGATCTGAGGAAATCttcaaggaaaaagaagaagactagAACAACTGGAGATTTAGTAAGCAGAACTCCACTGGCATCAAATGCAGAAAATGTTGATGATTCTGTAACTGATAAGGACACCGGTGACGAGATTCGAAGTGTGGTGGAGTCTGTGAAGCAAATAAGCAAAAATCATGTAAGTTCAGAAAATCTGGATGAGAAATCCGGAAAGAAAAGTAAGAAGAAACGAAAATCTAGTGAAAAACGTTTCCCTGAATACCAGGAGGAGAACGAGAATGTTGGTCCTAGGGGATCAATGCCTTCAACTAATGTGGCAAAGCCAACTGATTTGGTGGAGACAGGTTCTATGAATCAATTAAATGGATCGAATGTCGAATACGATACATATATGAATGCCGTGATTGTTAAGGGTTCTCAAGTTTCTTTGCATTCTCTTGAAGACAATAATAAAGACAAGCCTCTTCAAGCTGTTGTTGATGGTGATCCCGCAAATAACAGTTGTGCACATGAAGCTACTAGTGAGGTGTTTGTTGGCAAGGTGCCTAAAGCAAAAGGAGAAAATAAGTTGAAatctaaaaagaacaaaaacaagttgGATACACATTCTAACGGTCCTTCGCCTGATTCACAGGGTTCCTTAAAGGTAAATGGGAAACAACTAAAAACTCAAGCTGGGAACTCTGGAATCACTCTGTCTCACGGATCTTCGTTGAAGGATGCGTATGATAAACTCCCACTTCACGTGAAAAATAAGTCTCCAGAAAAGTCTGGAAAAAATGATGCAAGAGAACTGCCATCTAAGAAGTCTGATAAGCTAAATTACATTCCAGAAGAAGTTAAAAAGCCCGCTGTTGTCAATGCTTCTAGGACCAGTAGCTATTCAGTCAAAAAGGGAGGATCTCAAGCTGTTTCCACTTCCAGCTTAAAACATTCTAAGATGATAACTGCCCGTACTAGAAGGGATAATGGAGGTGAGCCACCCGCTGACCGTCATGTGGCTCTTAGGAAAGATTCAAGTAACAGAGTTGGACATATTGTGAATAGCTCAGAGCATAAGAAGAGTTTGTTAGCTACATCGGGTGGAATATTCCAAGATGATACTGATTCGAGTTCGGAAGGTGGAGGTCATGATTCTGATGGCAGCACTAGAACACCATCAGATAATTCATCAACTGGCTACTCAGTCTCAGATGATGAAATCAATTCCAACCAAGCGCTGAGAGGTAATTTGAAAAGTTGTCATGTGGATCAGTTATTTCTTAATCGCTGATAAGGAGTATTTTGTCATGTCACAAGCACattcttttaacttttaagagaaaaaggaggcTGTAAAACTGTCACCCATTCTTCTGTAAATAATTGTATTTGAATCTCATGTGTTAGAGTGATGCTTCAAAATCAAATTCCATGTCCTATGTAAAAACAGTTATAGAGGGTAACTTTTTCAATCTTGGTTTGTTCCTCTTTAGTGACTTTTTTGTTTATCTGAGGTCTATAAAACgggttctttttttctctttcttttggaaAATTATTGCTTTAAGTCTGAAGAGGAACTAATGTTTTGACCCTTTTCTGTTTTGGAATCCTCTGGTTAATAGATGTTAGATTTCATTCAATGCACAAGATATTTTGAACCATGAAAAATTTGGCGTCATTCTCATGTTTATTGCTTCTTTTTAAAAGTTACTCTTAGTATAGGATCTAATTTATTGTGtttaattgaaatattttatGTGATTTTATGGTGCAGGCAGAAATGAAGACAGTGGAAAAATCATCAAACCACTGGTGTAAGATATATTCCTTTTACTGAGGTGCTGTTTAGACATTTTCTGGTTATATTACGCTGTTTATTGTTCGCaagttatatttatattttaaaagcaTTTTAAGGCTAAATTCTTCAAAAGTATTTTGTTGATGACGTACTTCAAAATCTCATCTCATTTATGGTGAACTTTGCATTCGTCAGAACTTTTTGGCATGTTCTTGCACATATTTGGCAAAAGCCTACTCCATAGAGGGAGAAAACATGGTTATTCATTTGTAAAGATGAGTTATCTGATAGATTcaatgtatttatttatttttcttatggaAAGAGTGGTTTTCAATCGCCGAGCATGGTAAAAAGAGGTTGGGTGTCTTGGAGAATAGAGGATTTGAAATTCCAAATGTAGGTTTGAATCTGATTATGTATATCCTATCCATTGCACTTAAATATCTATCTGGGAACAATACTGTTTCTCAAGTGCACTTCATCGTTCATATTTTCTGTACTTCATCTTTCATGtatttaactatatatatatatatatatattttttttttttacattcaaTGAAGCAGCTCTTCTGGTGCAAAGGGTTTGGCCTTTGAAGCCATCCTTAGAAGGTCCAGTGGATTCAAGAAGGCCAAGTTAACAGCTTCTCAATTTGACTCTGAAAGCCAGCCGGTTGATTTTGTTCCAGACAGTCAGGCCAACCTGTAATTGCAATGTCTTTCTcgcttttcccttcttttttgaACTATGAATGCTTTTCCTTTTGCGGAAATTTTGGTTTAATCGTAGTCTGCATAGGTGCATATGGCATCCCCAGATTCTTTGTTTTCCTCTTTGAACAAGAAAAAATGGAATGAGCGTCGTGTTCTCTTGAATGATGTTGAAGTAATTGTGTTATGGATggtagtttgaactttgaattcaaTCCATAATGAGTTAGTGTGCATGGTTTCCtatgataattttatttctAATGATCATGAGAGTACAGGAGGGAACTGGTTAGGTGTTTTTGGTCCCCAAACCACCTGACCAATCTTATTTTAATTGTTAGAAGTATCTTCTGGTACTCCAATCTTTATGTTAATCTTATGGGACCCATTTCCAGTGTGATCCAGCTTTGTTGGTTGCATACTTTAAACTAAAAgtcattttaatgcaatatTTTTATGATTTCCCAATCTCAATAAAAGGGAGGAATATACTTTTAGTAGACTCCATCTTTCAAAATAAGCAACTGCTTTTTGAACTTTACAATTAAATTCCTTA
Proteins encoded in this window:
- the LOC119999613 gene encoding uncharacterized protein LOC119999613 isoform X2, coding for MATGPSSAAESDSSTTHNSVFIDTSLNTHLAMIFSQNETVSDLKKRILYEHPLCFPSIGDIKIVAIKVKRRGHFYHLSDSMFVKSAFVGINKNWFLYVDASSVEGPSENQHSMCPDSSAACIGVMNKSLADGNNILVDGLLKRCANPDDLLLPQLDSNRHVKQKVGTSESRGKVPKGVGAAAAPIVDSQSKISSVNNIRSDPNKPEKCLQFCEEKEIPESQTGCQNEDIRNEVNAEHSNRALESVSKTGTSANRNCRVRKKIDSLLHDHAPKESNASASTSYDNASHQEVVITENPLGNKGRDVSYGMQIEKDIADGQCMSFSSETSKTLGTPNEKTNVLCEVVVNEQSNNSLEDASHSTAVAKRSRKSKKKKVDEDSLDKNRALFSDPNEGVVAPGDEQHRKSFDDTLESRPSLVKKHDENKESTVDPSSEKDDRRDKGVAVETNPNNLSRKSEQRGQGAMTSETSTALRKKRKHDFVQEVSEVFRSPGADVGNVKSKQGASDLTIAAAVGRIENSKDHQKPDDPKKDAAVSSAGGENIVPNGHQECRTSSIHRIEEQIEPLQNNDGKAVLSEKVEATSGAEEVRNTEEVVFTSKSFNVKKTVVPGKSSKKKRNSRADKDSVGGSLLTSGTEHLKGSPSGISLIDPHQAVIADHSSKKAKENENNVPPIVAQKVPEKKSLSTADLATDSGIDDVIKSVVESVQQVNEHQVNAEILGKKLRKKSKKKRSNAKDLIEFQTDVEDFDNERPAPSTDCQSSMKLNGKQRNGLRTPAGNSGTILPQESSFKAENAKGIAIRSEQKSLLATSGTIFKDDSVGSSDNKGGGQDSDSSTKTPSDNSASDGESNANVNSPLIAHADACNGESQQGMTELVTASAVGRMGNAKDHHLPNNLKEDIEVTGGGVEHVIINNREECRTNETRGVERERDLLLNNDRKAVTSETSEPSCSAKEDMNTKDVVLPHKSLYVNENVDPEKSSKKNRRYSKNEDLVGGAQPNTEEAVVVTSKSLDANETVDLRKSSRKKKKTRTTGDLVSRTPLASNAENVDDSVTDKDTGDEIRSVVESVKQISKNHVSSENLDEKSGKKSKKKRKSSEKRFPEYQEENENVGPRGSMPSTNVAKPTDLVETGSMNQLNGSNVEYDTYMNAVIVKGSQVSLHSLEDNNKDKPLQAVVDGDPANNSCAHEATSEVFVGKVPKAKGENKLKSKKNKNKLDTHSNGPSPDSQGSLKVNGKQLKTQAGNSGITLSHGSSLKDAYDKLPLHVKNKSPEKSGKNDARELPSKKSDKLNYIPEEVKKPAVVNASRTSSYSVKKGGSQAVSTSSLKHSKMITARTRRDNGGEPPADRHVALRKDSSNRVGHIVNSSEHKKSLLATSGGIFQDDTDSSSEGGGHDSDGSTRTPSDNSSTGYSVSDDEINSNQALRGRNEDSGKIIKPLVSSGAKGLAFEAILRRSSGFKKAKLTASQFDSESQPVDFVPDSQANL
- the LOC119999613 gene encoding uncharacterized protein LOC119999613 isoform X1 — protein: MATGPSSAAESDSSTTHNSVFIDTSLNTHLAMIFSQNETVSDLKKRILYEHPLCFPSIGDIKIVAIKVKRRGHFYHLSDSMFVKSAFVGINKNWFLYVDASSVEGPSENQHSMCPDSSAACIGVMNKSLADGNNILVDGLLKRCANPDDLLLPQLDSNRHVKQKVGTSESRGKVPKGVGAAAAPIVDSQSKISSVNNIRSDPNKPEKCLQFCEEKEIPESQTGCQNEDIRNEVNAEHSNRALESVSKTGTSANRNCRVRKKIDSLLHDHAPKESNASASTSYDNASHQEVVITENPLGNKGRDVSYGMQIEKDIADGQCMSFSSETSKTLGTPNEKTNVLCEVVVNEQSNNSLEDASHSTAVAKRSRKSKKKKVDEDSLDKNRALFSDPNEGVVAPGDEQHRKSFDDTLESRPSLVKKHDENKESTVDPSSEKDDRRDKGVAVETNPNNLSRKSEQRGQGAMTSETSTALRKKRKHDFVQEVSEVFRSPGADVGNVKSKQGASDLTIAAAVGRIENSKDHQKPDDPKKDAAVSSAGGENIVPNGHQECRTSSIHRIEEQIEPLQNNDGKAVLSEKVEATSGAEEVRNTEEVVFTSKSFNVKKTVVPGKSSKKKRNSRADKDSVGGSLLTSGTEHLKGSPSGISLIDPHQAVIADHSSKKAKENENNVPPIVAQKVPEKKSLSTADLATDSGIDDVIKSVVESVQQVNEHQVNAEILGKKLRKKSKKKRSNAKDLIEFQTDVEDFDNERPAPSTDCQSSMKLNGKQRNGLRTPAGNSGTILPQESSFKAENAKGIAIRSEQKSLLATSGTIFKDDSVGSSDNKGGGQDSDSSTKTPSDNSASDGESNANVNSPLIAHADACNGESQQGMTELVTASAVGRMGNAKDHHLPNNLKEDIEVTGGGVEHVIINNREECRTNETRGVERERDLLLNNDRKAVTSETSEPSCSAKEDMNTKDVVLPHKSLYVNENVDPEKSSKKNRRYSKNEDLVGGAQPNTEEAVVVTSKSLDANETVDLRKSSRKKKKTRTTGDLVSRTPLASNAENVDDSVTDKDTGDEIRSVVESVKQISKNHVSSENLDEKSGKKSKKKRKSSEKRFPEYQEENENVGPRGSMPSTNVAKPTDLVETGSMNQLNGSNVEYDTYMNAVIVKGSQVSLHSLEDNNKDKPLQAVVDGDPANNSCAHEATSEVFVGKVPKAKGENKLKSKKNKNKLDTHSNGPSPDSQGSLKVNGKQLKTQAGNSGITLSHGSSLKDAYDKLPLHVKNKSPEKSGKNDARELPSKKSDKLNYIPEEVKKPAVVNASRTSSYSVKKGGSQAVSTSSLKHSKMITARTRRDNGGEPPADRHVALRKDSSNRVGHIVNSSEHKKSLLATSGGIFQDDTDSSSEGGGHDSDGSTRTPSDNSSTGYSVSDDEINSNQALRGRNEDSGKIIKPLVSSSGAKGLAFEAILRRSSGFKKAKLTASQFDSESQPVDFVPDSQANL